Sequence from the Candidatus Endomicrobium procryptotermitis genome:
ATACTTTTAAACTGGTCGAATTAGACCAGTTTAAAATCCTATTGATTAAATTCTAAATAACTGATATAGTTTTATTAGAAAAAGAATATCTGAGCAGCGAGATATAATTTAATATGGGCTAAAAAGCAAATCCTTTTGAAAACTGATTAAGTTTTAATTAGCGGTTTGTTTTTTGTTTTCATATTTTCAGAGGGAAATTATTATGTATAACCCAATCTATACTGCAAATAATTTTATTGAACGTTCTTTTGAAGATAATATTTATATATCGCCTATGAAACTTCAGAAGATGTTATATTTCTTTTATAGAGACTATCTTAAAAGAACGAATGAACCGCTTTTTGCAGAGAGATTTATGGCTTGGCCATACGGACCTGTACTTATAAGTATATATTATAATTTTAAGAAATATGGAAGTAGACCTATTGATAAATTTGTTGAGTTGGAAGGGAAACTTTTCAAAATTAAAGAAGAAATAGACACTAATTTTAAAGATATTATATGTGAGATTTGGAATAGGTGTAGAAATTTGGACGCTATTACTCTATCTAAAATAACACATAAAGAAAATGGCGCATGGATAAAAGCATATTTGCATAAAAAACCTTTTTTAGAAGATGAAGATATAAGGAATGATAATATTGAAATATCGACTTGCTGAGATCTAACAATATGATTGAAAAAAAACCAAATATCCCAGAGATAACTAAAGAAGAAGATATCCCACCAAAAGAAAACACATATATAACTTTAGACCCTGTCAAGCAAAGAGAACAAGACAGAGAGGACGCAAAGCAAAAGCACTCTGCCACTATGGACAAGGCAATTTCTTTAATGGGACTTGTTCTGCTGTGTATTTTTGTAATATTTGCCTTTATTATGTGCATAATTTCCAATAATGTATCCTTAACAGAGAAATTTATTAGTATGATTTCTTCAGCAGTACTTTTAATAATAGGTTATTTGTTCGGTTCAAAAGAAAAAAAATAAATTTTTTATAGAATTTTTTTACAAAAAAACACACTCTTAATCGGATGTGTTTTTTTATTTCTTGTAGGAAAAATCAACTTGTGAAATGAAGTTAAAAAGAGTTGTTAAAGTTTACGTGCCGAAAGTCGAACGGCGGCGTAAACCGAGAAGAAAAACTCGTAAAAAAACAGCCCTTACGATTATTACCGTAATCGTTAGGGCTTAATAAAGCGTAGTGATATACTAACAATGTAGATTGTATATCACTACGCTAAATAAAAATCAAGGGGAAATAAAATGAAAAATAGAAATTTAGAAAATAAACAAACTGAGGAAAAAATACTTGTATAACGATAAGAATTTTAAAATCAGAAAAAGAAGAAATAGTAAAAAAAGCAAAGCTTGATGGAAGAACCCTGTCTAATTACATAAGATGGGTTTGTTTAGGAAAATAAAAAATAGCCATAACGGCGGGACCTATCAGAGCGTCAGCACTGTCGTTCTAAATTGCCGCCCGCTAGAGCTGCTGCCTGCTAGGCTGCCGCCTTCTGGCACCGCCAGCCCTGCTAACACATAGCGGACGGTGCTAACGCACGGAAATTTAATGATACAGCCTTTTCCATAAAAAGAAGCCTTTTTTATTTGTCGACGATAAAGTCAACTTATAAAATATTTGTGAAGTATGAAAAAAGATATTGACAATAAAATATATTATGTTGTAATAAAGTTCTTTGAAAGTTGAAGTAAACGGCGCATGCAGGCCGTGAGGGAGGAGGATAAAAGATGAGCCTCAAACTGCTTATACAGGAGTAGAAAATACCGCTCTTGCAGGTAGCTTTTTCCCGAAAGATTTAGATTTTACTATTATGTGGCTTAAAAATATAAAAGTACAAGGTTATAAAGAAAGTACAAAATTTACTGGAGCAATATTGAGAGAAAGAGAATAAAACAAAAAACGGGGCGGGAAACCACCCCAAAAAAGGCACATATC
This genomic interval carries:
- a CDS encoding DUF4065 domain-containing protein, which codes for MYNPIYTANNFIERSFEDNIYISPMKLQKMLYFFYRDYLKRTNEPLFAERFMAWPYGPVLISIYYNFKKYGSRPIDKFVELEGKLFKIKEEIDTNFKDIICEIWNRCRNLDAITLSKITHKENGAWIKAYLHKKPFLEDEDIRNDNIEISTC